A portion of the Saccharospirillaceae bacterium genome contains these proteins:
- a CDS encoding efflux RND transporter periplasmic adaptor subunit, whose protein sequence is MRLLLIPVLLGLIACSEPEQITAEANIRPVKIYQVPQANDVLLRKFPAQVQAAEQSALAFRVSGELLKLPVRAGESVRRGQVLARLDPVNYQVLVDDRKARFVLATSQFQRTKDLFNQQQVSQAQFDQAKAEQEIAKAALEAARLDLADTQLKAPFSGVIGEVYIDNHQSVRAGQAVIMLQVQDQLEVQLQLPENLMAQIVNSRGERNTVNYQPEVEFEALPGERFLASYKEHNAQADRATGSYTVTLTLSRPTSLNLLPGMSASVHVDLNRVLSSRHTQMLIPASSVYQNEQQTAGSSVSSVWIVNSDMTLSQRQIEVGELTQRGVEVRKGLQPGEQILAAGVHQAHEGMHVRPWVQERGL, encoded by the coding sequence ATGCGTCTTCTGCTTATTCCCGTGTTACTCGGTTTAATAGCTTGTTCCGAACCGGAACAGATAACAGCCGAGGCCAATATACGCCCCGTAAAGATTTATCAGGTACCCCAGGCTAACGACGTGTTATTACGTAAGTTCCCGGCGCAGGTTCAGGCAGCAGAGCAATCCGCTCTGGCGTTTCGTGTCTCTGGTGAATTACTCAAACTTCCGGTGCGTGCTGGTGAGTCCGTTCGCCGCGGACAGGTTCTTGCCCGACTTGATCCGGTTAACTATCAAGTTCTGGTGGATGATCGAAAAGCCCGCTTCGTATTGGCAACCTCTCAGTTTCAGCGAACGAAAGATCTTTTTAATCAGCAACAAGTCTCACAAGCACAATTTGATCAGGCAAAAGCTGAGCAGGAAATTGCCAAGGCCGCTTTAGAGGCGGCCCGTCTGGATTTAGCGGACACGCAACTGAAGGCGCCTTTTTCGGGTGTTATTGGCGAAGTATACATAGACAACCACCAGTCCGTTCGTGCGGGCCAGGCTGTCATTATGCTGCAGGTTCAGGATCAGCTAGAGGTTCAGTTACAGCTACCCGAAAATCTGATGGCACAAATTGTCAATTCCCGGGGAGAACGCAATACCGTTAATTATCAACCCGAAGTCGAGTTTGAAGCCTTACCAGGGGAACGATTCCTTGCCAGCTACAAAGAACACAATGCACAAGCTGACCGGGCAACCGGCAGCTATACCGTGACACTCACACTGTCGCGACCGACGTCACTGAATTTATTGCCTGGGATGTCAGCCAGTGTGCATGTCGATCTCAACCGGGTACTCAGCAGCCGACATACCCAGATGCTGATTCCTGCGTCTTCCGTATACCAGAATGAGCAACAAACAGCAGGCAGCAGTGTTTCCAGCGTCTGGATCGTTAATTCTGATATGACGCTGAGCCAGCGCCAGATCGAAGTTGGCGAATTGACACAACGCGGCGTCGAAGTTCGCAAAGGTCTGCAGCCGGGTGAGCAGATTCTCGCCGCGGGTGTTCATCAGGCGCACGAAGGGATGCATGTCCGGCCCTGGGTGCAAGAGCGAGGCCTGTAA